tcacgtttaccaacaTAAATATCAAAGTAGTGCACTACTTCTTGCTCATTATACCATGTAAACATGCACCAATACAATGGCGAGAACCAAATGCGAAAAGGGTTATAAAACTCGAAGCTCCAACTCTCACCAACTTGAAGTTCTACGAACCCAAAATCCGAATGCTTGTCCTTGCAATGGAGACCAAGTTTCATGTTCAGTTTGTTGTTAATGGTGACTGTTATTTCTTTAGGAGGGAGAATGGAATCATCATCACTCATACCAACtttgaaattgaaagaaagaaGTATTGCCAGTATCATAAAAAGTGATGATGATACTCTCATCATTTTGGATTTGGACGGTGATATTGATGATGTACTCATTTTTGCACAATATAATTAATGATGGGTTCATGATAATATCAGTTCGTGGAATGAAGACTATTCCTTTTATATATACACTAGTATATTACCCGTGTAATACGCGAGAAATGTTTACtttcttatatttatatttaaaatatatttctaaaaaaaattttatcatgaacatatttaatttaaaaaaataatgttataCTTTTGTCATTTATATAAATACCAAACAAtggtataataataataataataataataataataataataataataataataataataataataataataata
The genomic region above belongs to Arachis stenosperma cultivar V10309 chromosome 5, arast.V10309.gnm1.PFL2, whole genome shotgun sequence and contains:
- the LOC130981192 gene encoding S-protein homolog 19-like, whose amino-acid sequence is MSTSSISPSKSKMMRVSSSLFMILAILLSFNFKVGMSDDDSILPPKEITVTINNKLNMKLGLHCKDKHSDFGFVELQVGESWSFEFYNPFRIWFSPLYWCMFTWYNEQEVVHYFDIYVGKRDWPNRCSYLCVWDIFEAHPCRVTGGEPECFPWKNN